Proteins from a single region of Juglans microcarpa x Juglans regia isolate MS1-56 chromosome 5S, Jm3101_v1.0, whole genome shotgun sequence:
- the LOC121267324 gene encoding LOW QUALITY PROTEIN: protein NODULATION SIGNALING PATHWAY 2-like (The sequence of the model RefSeq protein was modified relative to this genomic sequence to represent the inferred CDS: deleted 2 bases in 1 codon; substituted 1 base at 1 genomic stop codon) gives MMQPDLFQHSWPFYNVMDSTFDQGVHHDLNMDGPFDGCEFSSVLFTTTEDSSEFSSLPFLQLCSLITLSNIHFVMIPNKSCXMKDILMVCGEVESILNDDAEIECMNGLLGESEGSFSLQQFSPGEDFLCPSPSTKSESSLDVSSIQPLLTFPREDMEVNNLLSIYHLLKAYGEALEKDQRELAQVILRCISEKVSPVGKNLERVAFYLSQEIDNQGDYLKQESYKNFEVAFQAFYQSFPQGRFAHFAANSAILEAMPNDSETIHIVDFDMGEGIQWPPMIEEIARQQKALRLTSIKWEDEDGDPWRFEETKRQLCNQARALGLKLKVQEMRIEDLVSETKKMKKRSGRREWLVFNCMVGLPHMARSRSRRLVMEFLRVAKESIVGLANCSTSNSGIITFGNGVACEKLKHCSSFGPFFYGCLEHYQAMLESLEVNFSLHDLPEARIAMECLFVAPYISSLSWLQMWKEIREGCHLNEGFGLLGRRLSKEILEEAKELVKGENSYRVSIQGRVGNEMILEWKGTTMVKVSIWTN, from the exons ATGATGCAACCTGATCTTTTTCAGCACTCATGGCCGTTCTACAATGTCATGGATTCCACTTTTGATCAGGGTGTACACCATGACCTCAACATGGATGGCCCTTTTGATGGCTGTGAGTTCTCTTCAGTACTATTCACCACAACAGAGGATTCCTCTGAATTTTCTTCACTCCCTTTTCTTCAACTTTGTTCCCTAATAACTTTGTCCAATATCCATTTTGTAATGATTCCCAACAAGTCATGTTAG ATGAAAGACATCTTGATGGTGTGTGGGGAAGTAGAGTCTATTTTGAATGATGATGCTGAGATTGAATGTATGAATGGGTTGTTAGGAGAAAGTGAGGGAAGTTTCAGTCTGCAACAATTTTCCCCAGGAGAAGACTTTTTGTGTCCTAGCCCATCAACAAAATCTGAGTCATCGCTTGATGTATCATCTATTCAACCATTACTAACCTTTCCAAGAGAGGATATGGAAGTCAATAACCTTCTGAGCATTTACCATTTACTCAAGGCTTATGGAGAAGCCTTGGAAAAGGATCAAAGAGAGCTTGCACAGGTGATTCTCAGATGCATCAGTGAGAAAGTTAGCCCAGTTGGCAAAAACTTGGAGCGTGTTGCATTCTACTTATCCCAAGAAATTGACAATCAGGGTGACTATCTTAAACAAGAGTCCTACAAGAATTTTGAGGTTGCGTTCCAAGCATTCTACCAAAGCTTCCCACAAGGGAGGTTTGCTCACTTTGCAGCAAATTCTGCAATTCTTGAAGCCATGCCAAATGATTCAGAGACTATACACATAGTGGACTTTGACATGGGAGAAGGGATTCAGTGGCCTCCAATGATTGAGGAGATTGCACGCCAACAAAAAGCATTAAGGTTGACATCGATTAAATGGGAAGATGAGGATGGTGATCCTTGGAGGTTTGAGGAAACCAAAAGGCAGCTCTGTAACCAAGCCAGAGCTCTTGGTCTAAAGTTGAAAGTGCAGGAGATGAGAATTGAGGATTTGGTGAGTGagacaaagaaaatgaagaaaaggagTGGAAGAAGAGAATGGTTGGTTTTTAATTGCATGGTGGGGCTTCCACATATGGCAAGGAGTAGAAGCAGAAGGCTTGTGATGGAATTTCTAAGGGTGGCTAAGGAATCGATAGTTGGGCTTGCCAATTGCAGTACTAGTAACAGTGGTATTATAACCTTTGGTAATGGTGTTGCTTGTGAAAAACTAAAACATTGCTCTagttttgggccatttttttaTGGATGTTTGGAGCATTACCAAGCCATGTTAGAATCATTGGAAGTGAATTTCTCACTTCATGATCTTCCAGAAGCAAGAATAGCTATGGAGTGTCTCTTTGTGGCACCTTATATCTCATCTCTATCTTGGCTCCAAATGTGGAAGGAGATAAGGGAAGGCTGCCATCTCAATGAagggtttgggttgctaggTAGGAGATTGAGCAAAGAGATACTAGAAGAAGCAAAAGAACTGGTGAAAGGGGAAAATTCCTATAGAGTAAGTATTCAAGGACGGGTTGGGAATGAGATGATCTTGGAATGGAAAGGAACTACAATGGTTAAAGTTTCAATTTGGACAAACTAA
- the LOC121268626 gene encoding protein TIC 56, chloroplastic — protein MASINFNPFDNWFKKPPNPIAPINFLSFPESFVPTIPNPTSFAAISLPNPFRGKPKNPQDQKPKEPGFYRQMLDYFYWECENLPDYRHTPEVEKILNEDPIFEKKENPTEAELKENEEFWARFRASPVVQFLARAEEITDKINELELKENDTPYRREDKKLWQALPHVPGLDGRPMPRKAIKTKKESDDKFWDFMKQFLFGLWGFRQRPYPPGRPIDVSQAIGYKRLEKRYYDFIMRSGGWYYKDRLGRTRGPCELITLKTAWGGGIIDKHTFIWGEDMDEWAPIHMVYGLEPAIATWEVRLGAAATAFLHKLQNGIPPWVPLKGHEKKTYKQLQEEALESKRRDLAVLKANDGFWPGVKIPSHALFLWASGSELTTIMEQDHMPNKFIPKHLRYQLAKIIPGLRPWEVLSIEQAMDQITYGGEWYREPLGSYTTGPPYIRHWNKDCKRLYKTFINLSTQVYKKLDRTLPGFRTIMEKVRADSDARAARREIARREVLKRVALEKELGDQVEDDP, from the exons ATGGCTTCCATTAACTTTAACCCCTTTGACAACTGGTTCAAGAAACCTCCAAACCCCATCGCTCCCATCAACTTTCTATCCTTCCCCGAATCGTTTGTACCCACCATCCCAAACCCCACGAGTTTCGCCGCAATCAGCCTCCCGAACCCCTTTAGAGGAAAACCCAAAAATCCGCAAGATCAAAAACCGAAAGAACCCGGCTTCTACCGCCAAATGCTGGATTATTTCTACTGGGAATGCGAGAACTTACCTGATTACAGACACACCCCCGAGGTCGAGAAGATCCTGAACGAGGATCCAATCTTCGAGAAGAAGGAGAACCCCACGGAAGCGGAGCTGAAAGAGAACGAGGAGTTCTGGGCCCGGTTCAGGGCCAGCCCTGTCGTGCAGTTCCTGGCTCGAGCCGAAGAGATTACAGATAAGATCAACGAGTTGGAGCTGAAAGAGAATGATACTCCGTATCGCAGGGAGGATAAGAAGCTGTGGCAAGCGTTGCCTCATGTGCCAGGGTTGGACGGCCGGCCTATGCCGAGGAAAGCGATAAAGACGAAGAAGGAATCGGACGACAAGTTTTGGGACTTTATGAAGCAGTTCCTTTTTGGGCTTTGGGGCTTTAGGCAGAGACCCTATCCGCCGGGCCGGCCAATTGATGTGTCTCAGGCCATCGGGTACAAGCGCCTCGAGAAGCGGTACTATGATT TTATCATGAGGAGTGGTGGATGGTACTATAAGGATCGGTTGGGTCGTACTCGGGGACCATGCGAGCTGATAACGCTTAAAACAGCTTGGGGTGGTGGGATTATTGATAAGCACACTTTCATTTGGGGTGAAGACATGGATGAATGGGCACCAATACACATGGTTTATGGCTTGGAACCTGCAATTGCCACTTGGGAAG TTAGACTTGGTGCTGCCGCAACAGCTTTTCTCCACAAACTACAGAATGGCATACCTCCTTGGGTTCCTCTCAAAGGACATGAGAAGAAAACCTATAAGCAGCTCCAAGAAGAGGCTCTAGAGAGTAAGAGACGCGACTTGGCGGTACTGAAAGCTAATGATGGTTTTTGGCCAGGGGTTAAAATTCCTAGTCATGCCCTATTTCTTTGGGCTAGTGGATCTGAACTGACTACAATTATGGAGCAGGACCACATGCCAAACAAATTCATACCAAAACATCTTAG GTACCAATTGGCTAAAATTATTCCCGGGTTAAGGCCATGGGAGGTTTTAAGTATAGAACAAGCAATGGATCAGATAACATATGGCGGGGAGTGGTATCGTGAACCTCTTGGTTCATACACAACAGGTCCTCCATACATCAGGCATTGGAATAAGGATTGCAAG AGGCTGTATAAAACTTTCATCAACCTTAGCACCCAAGTTTACAAGAAGTTGGATCGGACACTCCCTGGTTTCCGTACTATAATGGAGAAAGTCCGGGCTGATTCTGATGCAAGGGCTGCCAGAAGAGAAATAGCAAGGAGGGAGGTGCTGAAGAGAGTTGCGTTGGAGAAAGAATTGGGTGATCAAGTTGAAGATGACCCATAG